Proteins from a single region of Kwoniella dendrophila CBS 6074 chromosome 4, complete sequence:
- a CDS encoding glutamine-fructose-6-phosphate transaminase (isomerizing) — MCGIFGYCSFLVEKDRKYVCDVLCNGLARLEYRGYDSAGIGVDGDTPTSPLILFKTVGKVATLRKDIEAATATPSPAQGDVQGDKIDMNKVFLSQTSMAHTRWATHGVPSNTNCHPHVSDTQTEFSLVHNGIITNYKELKLVLLKRGYTFHTDTDTEAVAVLCKYVWDSQPHKRLNFTELIKTVIKELEGSFAFVFKSTHFPDEIVAARRGSPLLIGVKTDRKLKVDFVDVELPTNEERVDGVDAAGLLAVPNSVADGHGAAGPKLRRSQSRAFLSEDGMPQPIEFFVASDASAVIEHTKRVLYLEDDDIAHIAEGELHIHRLRRDDTVSSVRAIEHLEIELAEIMKGQYDHFMQKEIYEQPESVVNTMRGRVNFDTRQVLLGGLKAYLPVIRRGRRLLFVACGTSYHSCIAVRGVFEELTDIPVAVELASDFLDRRTPVFRDDVAIFVSQSGETADTILAMRYCLERGALCLGVVNTVGSTLSRETHAGIHINAGPEIGVASTKAYTSQYVALVMMAVQLSDDSILKTARRQQIIDGLHDIPSQIRKVLAMDKALQEMAKTMLAKEKSLLIMGRGYQYATCLEGALKIKEVSYMHSEGILAGELKHGPLALIDEHLPVIFIMTRDSLYPKVQSALAQVTARKGRPIIICNEDDDTVSDAAKCIRVPQTVDCLQGLINVIPLQLLSYHLAVMNGVDVDFPRNLAKSVTTE, encoded by the exons ATGTGTG GAATCTTCGGTTATTGCTCTTTCCTCGTTgagaaagatagaaaataCGTCTGTGATGTATTGTGTAATGGTCTCGCTCGTCTTGAATACCGAGGATACGATTCTGCTG GTATCGGAGTAGATGGAGAtacaccaacttcacctttaattcTTTTCAAAACTGTTGGAAAGGTAGCTACACTtagaaaagatattgaagctGCTACAGCTACTCCATCGCCTGCTCAAGGTGATGTTCAAGGTGATAAAATAGATATGAACAAGGTTTTCTTATCTCAAACTTCAATGGCTCATACAAGATGGGCAACTCACGGTGTACCTTCAAACACAAATTGTCATCCTCACGTTTCCGATACTCAAACTGAATTCAGTTTAGTCCACA ACGGTATCATTACCAACT ATAAAGAACTTAAATTAGTTCTCCTCAAACGAGGATACACTTTCCACACTGATACCGATACTGAAGCCGTAGCCGTACTCTGTAAATATGTATGGGATAGTCAACCACACAAAAGATTGAATTTCACCGAGCTCATCAAGACCGTGATCAAGGAACTC GAAGGATCCTTCGCTTTTGTCTTCAAATCCACTCACTTCCCCGACGAAATTGTTGCCGCAAGAAGAGGTTCACCATTACTTATTGGTGTAAAGACAGATAGAAAATTGAAGGTCGACTTTGTAGATGTCGAATTACCTACCAACGAAGAAAGAG TTGACGGTGTCGATGCCGCTGGTCTTCTCGCAGTACCAAATTCTGTTGCTGATGGACACGGTGCTGCTGGTCCAAAACTTAGAAGATCCCAATCAAGAGCTTTCCTTTCTGAAGATGGCATGCCTCAACCAATCGAGTTCTTTGTCGCTTCCGATGCTAGCGCAGTCATCGAACACACCAAGAGAGTATTATACTTAGAGGATGACGATATCGCTCACATCGCTGAAGGAGAACTTCACATTCACCGACTCCGACGAGATGACACCGTTTCATCTGTTCGAGCCATTGAACATCTCGAAATCGAGCTCGCCGAGATTATGAAAGGACAATACGATCATTTCATGCAAAAAGAAATCTATGAACAACCCGAATCTGTTGTCAACACTATGAGAGGAAGAGTCAACTTCGATACCCGACAAGTTTTGTTAGGTGGTCTTAAAGCATATCTTCCAGTAATTAGGCGAGGACGAAGATTATTGTTTGTTGCTTGTGGTACTTCATATCACTCTTGTATCGCTGTACGAGGTGTATTTGAGGAACTTACCGACATTCCAGTTGCTGTGGAATTAGCTTCAGATTTCCTTGACAGAAGAACACCGGTATTCAGAGACGATGTCGCCATCTTTGTTTCTCAATCAGGTGAAACCGCTGATACTATCCTTGCTATGAGATACTGTCTTGAAAGAGGCGCTTTATGTTTAGGTGTAGTCAACACCGTCGGATCAACACTCTCGAGAGAAACCCATGCCGGTATCCACATCAACGCTGGACCTGAAATCGGTGTTGCTTCCACAAAAGCTTACACATCTCAATATGTTGCTTTAGTAATGATGGCCGTGCAATTATCAGATGATTCCATCCTTAAAACAGCTAGAAGACAGCAAATCATTGATGGTCTCCATGACATTCCTTCTCAAATTAGAAAAGTATTAGCTATGGACAAAGCTCTTCAAGAAATGGCTAAAACCATGTTGGCTAAAGAGAAGAGTTTGTTAATTATGGGTAGAGGTTATCAAT ATGCTACTTGTTTGGAAGGTGCCTTGAAGATCAAAGAAGTCTCTTACATGCACTCAGAAGGT ATCTTGGCAGGAGAATTGAAACATGGTCCTCTTGCATTAATCGATGAACATCTTCC TGTAATTTTCATCATGACTCGAGATTCTCTCTACCCCAAGGTCCAATCAGCTTTAGCTCAAGTAACAGCTAGAAAGGGTCGACCTA TTATCATTTGTAACGAAGACGATGACACCGTTTCCGATGCCGCCAAATGTATCCGAGTACCTCAGACCGTTGATTGTTTACAAGGTTTAATCAATGTCATTCCTCTTCAATTGTTATCTTACC ACTTGGCCGTGATGAACGGTGTTGATGTCGATTTCCCCAGAAACTTGGCCAAATCAGTCACAACTGAATAA
- a CDS encoding HAD hydrolase, family IIID, with translation MTISDPPSSDSVSEKANEEGPSNEDKQASPTQTIVAKPDIESTPSENKKLKLTHADNENSNENHSENGTTPDGDVEMFSPSISTTKDDCSSPIASSSFPSSSSSSAFVQDTLPPAQRLNDENEEDTSNTVQAVPLSEELEKQEEWWELKMTWSGKVFELKVGGNDMVYDFRHSISTLTGVPPEGQKLINLLPGSKGKLSIEHDAKRFGTLGVKKSAKFIMVGTREEDRFKDKTGVGNQVTDDFDVIYSNNVQGITPAEDPRNKRKIREIVEKIPITVMNEPREGKKLLVLDLDYTIVDTKPLINGALPSSECARPGLHEFLELVYPHYDIVIWSQTHWRWLESKLVELDMIGGSRNYKVSFVSDRTSMFPVWTQRNGKPYKHEVKPLAYFWASFPHWSAKNTIHIDDLSRNFALNPGEGLKIRAFNKAGQPEGQADRELIKLGNYLVTIANGVEDFTTLDHSKWKKKKTT, from the exons ATGACAATTTCAGATCCACCTTCATCGGATTCAGTATCTGAAAAAGCGAATGAAGAAGGACCAAGCAACGAAGATAAACAAGCTTCGCCCACTCAAACAATTGTAGCTAAACCGGATATTGAATCAACACCTTCCGAAAACAAGAAACTTAAATTAACGCATGCAGACAATGAAAATTCGAATGAAAATCACTCTGAAAATGGTACTACGCCAGATGGAGACGTAGAAATGTTTTCACCTAGCATCTCAACAACTAAAGATGATTGTTCCTCGCCTATCGCCTCCTCCTCATTcccttcctcctcttcctcctctgCATTTGTCCAAGATACACTGCCTCCAGCTCAAAGGctgaatgatgaaaatgaggaaGATACATCAAATACGGTCCAGGCTGTACCtttatcagaagaattagagaaaCAAGAAGAGTGGTGGGAATTAAAAATGACTTGGTCGGGAAAGGTCTTTGAATTGAAAGttggtggtaatgatat GGTGTACGATTTTAGACATTCgatatcaactttaacagGAGTTCCACCTGAAGGACAAAAATTGATTAATCTTTTACCTggatcaaaaggtaaattatcgaTAGAACATGATGCCAAAAGATTTGGTACTTTAGGTGTCAAGAAAAGTGCTAAATTTATTATGGTTGgtacaagagaagaagatagatttaAAGATAAAACTGGGGTTGGCAATCAG GTAACAGACGATTTCGATGTTATCTATTCAAATAATGTGCAAGGTATTACACCTGCTGAAGATCCTAGAAATAAAAGGAAAATACgagaaattgttgaaaaaATACCTATCACT GTCATGAATGAACCTagagaaggaaaaaagcTACTGGTATTAGATTTGGACTACA CAATTGTCGATACCAAACCACTAATCAATGGTGCTTTACCCTCATCGGAATGCGCGAGACCAGGATTACATGAATTTCTCGAGCTGGTATATCCACACTATGACATTGTGATATGGTCACAAACACATTGGAGATGGCTAGAATCCAAACTCGTTGAACTGGATATGATTGGTGGATCGAGAAACTACAAAGTCTCGTTTGTTTCTGACAGGACATCCATGTTTCCA GTTTGGACGCAACGAAACGGCAAACCATACAAACACGA AGTCAAGCCTTTGGCATATTTCTGGGCATCTTTTCCACACTGGTCAGCTAAAAAT ACGATACACATAGACGATTTATCCAGAAATTTTGCGTTGAATCCTGGGGAAGGTCTCAAA ATAAGGGCATTCAACAAAGCTGGGCAACCGGAAGGACAAGCTGATAGAGAACTAATCAAATTAGGGAATTAT CTTGTCACAATCGCTAACGGCGTTGAAGACTTCACAACCTTGGATCATTCT aaatggaagaagaagaaaacaaccTAG